CACTGCACGCAGGCTCGGGGTTCAGGATGTCTCAATGGTCTGCCTTGAGAGCGCCGAGGAGATGCCTGCCTGGAAATGGGAAGTAGACGAGGCGCTTGAAGAAGGAATTACAATTTCTCATCGCTGGGGGCCGAAGGCAGTCAGGCGTCAGGGAGATAAAGTTCAGGGGCTTGAGGTTGTAAAAGTGAAGTCTGTTTTTGATGCCAACGGCAGGTTTAATCCGTCTTTTGATAATGATACGACAATGTTAATTGAAGCCGACACCATCATCATCACTATCGGACAGATGTCAAATCTATTGTTCCTGAAGGATAGTCCTGTCAAGACTGATGAGCGCGGCGGCCGGGTTGAGTGGAATCCTAATACACAGATGAGCAGCGCCAAAGGTATTTTTGTCTCAGGCGAGGCTGTGACAGGTCCCGGCTCTGCCATTGCCGCTGTTGCAAGCGGGCATCGTTCAGCGCTGGCAATACATCTTTTTCTTCAGAGGGAAACAATTGAAGGAAAACTGCCTGCGCAGGAAAAAGAAAAGATTACCCAGCTTCCTTCGACAGTTGCCGAAAAAATTATCCGTGAACCACGCAGGGTGATCAAACACCTGGCCCCTGAGGTGCGCTGTGATACAATGACGCATTTTGAGATAGGATACGACGAGGAAGAGGCGCTTAAAGAGGCAGGACGGTGCCGCGGCTGCGGAGGCGGAGCAATTGTAGATAAGAATAAGTGTATGGCATGTCTTACCTGCCGGAGAATTTGCCCTTATGGCGCTCCGGTTGTCACTTCAGTCTCAGAAATACGTCCCGAATACTGTCAGGCCTGCGGGCTTTGCGCGCCTGAATGTCCGGGAGAGGCAATCAGCATGGTAAGTTATGATGTCAGGGAGATTCAAAAAACGCTTGCATCAATTGTGGGAGTTATAGATTTGAACCGGCAGGAGCCTGTCATTGCGGCATTTCTCTGCACACACCATATGGGTGTGATGGGTTTTAAAGCGTCTGAAAACGTGCGCAAAGTCTCTGTGCATTGCACCAGCCGGATTGATATTCTTGATATGTTGAAGGCATTTGAAAGCGGCGCAGACGGAGTTGCCGTAATGCGCTGTAATGATGGAACCTGCAAATACCGCGACATTGCGCACAGGGTAAATGCGCGGGTTGACAGGGCCAGGAAACTCATTTCAATGTTAGGAATAGAGGCAGGGCGCATTGAGATTTTTTCCCCTGTGTCAGGCGATAGAGGCAATCAATATGCAGATGTGTGCGCTGATTTTACCGCACGCATAAAACAAATTGGGCTGAGAGGTGTTAAGTAAGTATCTCATGGTGTCATTCCCGCTTGTCGGGAATCCTTCTTATGGTAAGATTCTGGACAAGCCAGAATGACAAATATAGACAAGCTGGCATGACAACCCGATAGAGGCATCTTCGGGTAAATGACAGCAATAGAAGGAGTAAAAAACTATGATCGTAGGCTCACAAAAATCAATTGACGAAATCTGGAATATGGTCCAGGACTTTAAAAAGGTGCTTGTATTCGGCTGTAATACCTGTGTCGCTATCTGCCATGCAGGCGGAGAAAAGGAGGCAGAGACCATTGCAATGCTCCTGAGGATGCGTGCGGGGCAGGAAGGGAAGGCTATGGAAGTAAACCACATGGGCGTTATGCGCCACTGCGAGCCTGAATACTTTGACCCTGTGATTGATGAGGTAAAAAAGTTCGACCTCGTGCTTTCCACGGCATGCGGAGTAGGAGTAAATTTTTTGTCTGACCGCACCGGTAATGTTCCTGTATATCCGGGCATAAATACATCTTTTTACGGCGCAGTAGAGGCGCCGGGTAATTTTGTGGAGCTTTGCGCCGGCTGTGGCAACTGCATCCTGCATCTGACCGGAGGCATATGCCCCATAGCGCGGTGCTCAAAGACGCTTATGAACGGACCCTGCGGCGGCACTAACAAGGGCAAATGCGAGATCAGCCCTGACGTGGACTGCGCATGGTACCTTATTGTTGAGCGCATGAAAAAGCTCGGCGCCCTTGAAAAACTCTCTGAAATCCTGCCGCCGCGCAACTGGTCCACGTCCCGTGACGGCGGACCCCGCAGGGTGTCGGTTGAACACATAAGAGAGTATGAAGAAAAAGAAGAGCAAAAATCTGAAAAATAAAAAAGTTTTACCACAGAGGTTTCATTGCAAAATTATCAATTATCATTTCAAAATGCAAATTTTAAATGCTAACTGTACAATGATAAATTTACAATGACTCCTTTCTCTGTGCCCTCTGTGGTGAATTTCTTTTGGAGGAAAAATTATGAAAAGCGGAAGCAATCTTGAAAAGGTTATAGCAAGCGGCAAACCTGCAGTTACGGCAGAGCTTGGCCCGCCCATGAGCGCCGATGGACATGAAGTTGTAAAAAAAGCGCAGTTACTTAAAGGATTTTGCGATGCTGCAAACATTACGGACTGCCAGACTGCGGTGGTCCGCATTTCAAGCATTGCTGCCGCAGCCATTGCCTTCAGGGAAGGACTGGAGCCTGTCATGCAGATGACCTGCCGTGACAGAAATCGCATCGCTATGCAGGCAGACCTTCTCGGCGCTGCCGCGCTCGGACTTAAAAACTGCCTCTGCCTTGCCGGAGACCATCAGAAATTCAGCGCCGCAGGCAGACTGAAGGGCCATCCGGGCGCAAAGAATGTATATGATGTTGATACCTGCCAGCTTGTCGGCATACTTAAAAAAATGCGTGATGAGGGTAAGCAGGAAGGCGGCGACCCGCTGGAAGTATCGCCAAAGTTTTTTATCGGCGCATCCTGGACACCTATGGCAGACCCCATTGACTTCAGACCGGTAAATCTCATGAAGAAAGTAAATGCAGGCGCGGATTTCATTCAGACTCAGGGTATTTATGATATTGCCGGCTTTCGCTCTCAGATGGAGAAGATACGGAACATGGGGCTTCATGAGCGCACTGCAATCTTAGGCGGGATTATTGTGCCCAAAAGCGCCATGATGCTTAAGTACATGGATTCTTCAGTTGCCGGCGTGTCTGTGCCGAAGTCTCTCATGGACCGGATGAACAAGGCAAAGGAATCTGCCGGAGATGACAAAAAGAAGGCGAAGGAACTGCAGGAGGCTGAAGGAATAAAGATTACCGTAGAGCTCATCCATCAGGTGCTTGAGACGCCCGGCGTAAAAGGCGTGCACATACAGGCGATTGAATGGGAAAACGCCATTGCCGGCATTGTCAAGGCGGCGGGATTATATCCAAGGCCGGAGATTTCTGTGTAATATAAGGCATAAGGCAGGGACACCTGTTCAATCTTTAGAATGCAACTTTGCCCCGCTTTTTCAGAAAGGGCGGGGCAAAATTATTATATGTCATGTTGCAAATTTTATAGCTTATTCAGTATGACCATCTTACTAAAAGGCAACATGACATCAGAGGTGTTGCTCTAAAGCTTTCTCAGGTGTCCCTGCCTTATGCCTTAAATCTTTGCCTCTTTCAGCGCATCTTTGCACGGGCATTTTCTTTTCTCAGGCAGGAGGCGGAAGGTTTCTTTAAGCAGGTTTTTGATTTTTTCCACCGAGGACTTCATTGCCTCCAGGACCTCTGCGACTGTGAGTTTCTGTTTTTTTATCCCTGCGGCATAATTTGCCACAAGCGCTATTGATGAATAGCAAATCTCAAGCTCCCTCGCAAGCGCGGCCTCAGGCATGCCGGTCATTCCTACGATATCAGCGCCCAAGATGCCGAAGGCCTTGATTTCTGATGCAGTCTCAAGCCGCGGTCCTTCAACGGCAATATATGTCCCGCTTTTTATCAGCCGCACTCTGGCGCGCCTGCCTGCCTTAAGCAGCAATCCCCGCATCTCAGTGCAATAAGGTTCTGTGAAATCAATATGCACTACTCTCGGTACGAGTCGATTCCGACCTTCTTTGCCGTCGTAAAAAGTATTCTTTCTGTTTCGCGTCATATCAATTATTTTGTCCCCGATGACAATGTCTCCGGGCTTAAGCCCTTTTTTTATCCCGCCTACGGCACTGACTGATATGATTCTTTCAACGCCAAGTTTTTTAAATCCATAAATATTTGCCCTATAATTAACCATGTGGGGCGGTATGCCGTGATGCGCGCCGTGGCGGGGGAGAAAGACGACTTCTGCGTCTCCGAACATTCCTATCCGGTACTCGTCAGAAGGCTTGCCGTAGGGTGTGGCAAGTTTCCGCGATTTTTTTATGGTTAAGCCCTTAATTTCATAGAGTCCGCTGCCGCCGATTACGCCGATCTTTGCCAATGTTTTTCCTCCTTGATTATTAAGGCTTTCTTTCAGCCAGAATTTTTTTTGCGGCTGACCTGACCGCCTCTGTAACAGATTTATTTTTTGCAATCATTCCCAAATCTTTTGTCTTAATAGAGCGTATATTGCTTAATGCTGCTCCCTGAGGTGTTTTGGGATTAGTGACCAGAGCATACAGTATGGAATAGTTTTTCAGCCATTCCCTTTTCTTGGAAATCAGTCTAAGGACTTCTTCTGTGGATGTTTTCTGTTTTGCAATAAGCTCTATCTCGCTTTCAGAAATTTTTTGATTTTCAAGGACTGCCGCCACTATTTCTTTACTTGAATCGCGCACAAGAATTGACCGGATTTCCCTGCCGCCTTTCATTGCGAGCTGAATTTTCTCACCGACCTTCATGCTCTGTATTTTTTGAAGCAGGGTCTGGGTTTTGTGTTCAGTTGGCTCTTCTTTTTCCTCTACCGTGAGAGTCTCAACAACTTCTTTTGTGAGGTCTGAGGGACCAAACTCAAGGGGATTGATTTCTTCCATAACTTTATGATACACATCATAGTGGTTTTTTTGCAAAAATGTTTTAATTAATTTGTAAAATTGTGATTTGCGTCACAGAATTAGTGACGGTTTACTATTATCTTTAGATATAAAGAAGAGAGAACCAAAGGAGGATAATATATGAAAAATAGAGGTAAAAGAAGATTTGTGAGTGAAAAAGAAATTGAACAATTTTGCCAGAGCGCTGCAATGGTATTAAAGAAAATCCGCGACAGAATTAGTGAAAAACAGTCAAAGAAACGGTAGGTGAAGTGCGTTAGGTGCGTTAGTCAATAAACTGTTGACTAACGCACCTAACGCTTTTTTAAGTATATTAAATACTCAACATTGCCTTTTGGGCCTGTAATCGGTGATTGGATAAGCCCCTTAACCCCAAAGCCCATTTTTGCTGTTTCGGTTTTAATCTTTTCTACAACCTCAAAGCGTTTAGCTTTGTCTCTGACAACCCCGCCTTTGCCAACATGCTCCCTGCCTGCCTCAAACTGCGGTTTTATAAGCGCAATTATTTCTCTTCCGGGTTTTAAAAAAGTAGAAACTACGGGTATGACTTTCAGAAGGGAAATAAATGACACATCTATTACTGCTATATCTATATTTTTTTCTTTTAAGTCTTCTAGTCTTTTACTTCTGACTTCCCGATACGAGTCTCCGCTTGTAGAGTCGAGTCTGCGACTAAGGGTCGCTCCGACTGACTTCCCGATACGGGTCTCCGCTCGTAGAGTCAAGTCTGCGACTGAGGGTCGCTCCGACTGATTTCTGACTTTCTCATCAAGATATCTTATATTTGTTTTTTCCAGCAAAATTACATGTGGGTCGTTTCTGAGCTTATAGTCAAACTGTCCATAACCGACGTCTATGGCATAAACCTTCTTTGCCCCGTGTTTTAAAAGACAGTCGGTGAATCCTCCGGTTGATGCGCCGACATCCATTGCAATTTTATTTCTAACATCTACTTCAAAATCCCTTATTGCCGCCTCAAGTTTTAATCCCCCGCGGCTTACATAAGGCATTTTTTGAAGTATTTCTATCGGGGCATCATCATTTATAAGCGTGCCTGCCTTGTCAGCTTTAATGCCATTAACAAGGATGTTTCCTCCTAAAATTAATGCACGCGCCTTTTCCCTGCTTTCAGCGAGTCCTTTTTCAAACAGGAATTTATCAAGGCGAATTTTATTATTTTTCAAGATTTTTTTGAATGATTGAACTGATAAATTGTCGGGCTTCATTATCAGGGTCAAGTTTAAAGGCAATCTTATAGTGTTCAATTGCTTTATCGGTTAATCCTTTGGACTGATATACCTTGCCAAGATTATAATGCGCCTTAGAATAATCCGGGTTAAACTTTATGGCAGACTGGTATTGCTGTATTGCTTTATCTGTAAGCCCTTGCGATTTATAGGCAGCGCCAAGACCATTGTATGCTTCGGAATAATTGGAATTAAATTTTATTGCAACCTGATACTGTTCTATTGCTTTATCGGTCAGACCTTTAGACAAATATGCGTTTCCGAGGTTATAATATGCATCCGGGAAATCAGGTTTAAATTTTATAGATAGCAGGTAATAATCTATTGCTTTATCAAACAGTCCCTTATCGCTATAAGCAATGGCAAGATTACAATATGAAATCTGGGAATAAGGGTTAAGCTGTAAAGCAATTTGATATTGTTCAAGCGCTTTGTCTATAAGTCCGTGGACTTTATAAGCGGTGCCGAGATTGCTATATACTCTTTCTTTGCCGGGGCTTTTGCTTTTAACGTCCTCCCATAGTCTTATTTCGTCCTGCCACACGATATTCCTCTGATATGTGGCAATTGAGAGGGCAATAACAATAGCAGCAAGTAGTAAAACAGTAATCTGTGACGCGTGATGCGTAATGCGCGAAAAAGCATAAAAGACCAAACAAACAAAAGCGATAATCAACCCAATGCTTGGCAGGTAGAGCCTGTGTTCAAATATTACATCAACAATTGGGATAACGCTTGATTCAACAGATAACGTTATAAAGAACCAGAAAATTCCGAAAGCTGTGAAGCGCAAGGTTGAAGGATGAAGGTTGAAGGATGAAAGTTTTTTTGAATAATAAAAAAGATAGACACCAAAACAAAAGATTCCAAATAAAAGCAGAAACGACAAGAACACATTGGGATTAAGAAACGAATTATATATCGGATAGTCATAATCAAGATTCTGGTTCACAGGAAAAAATAAAAGCCTTATGTATGTAACTATTACCCTGAATTCCGTAAAGAGATAATCTAATCTTGTCATAGTTGTCTGAATCCTTGTCGCCTTGCTAACGTCACCGAGTAAGTTTCCGGCAGATTCATCAAATCCCATTAGGGTTAATGGAATAATGAGCATGGTAAGGAGAAAGGGGGTTAAAAAAAGAAACCGTGACATGTGACGCGTGATACGTGATGTTGAAGGTTGACGGTTGACGGATGAAGGATGAATTTGAGACTTACTGAAG
This DNA window, taken from Nitrospirota bacterium, encodes the following:
- a CDS encoding FAD-dependent oxidoreductase → MSISNSKAETVPYKPYGAEIKETRPYSPCRAACPVHTDVQAYVGLIAQGRYTEAFEVITSVNPIAAVCSMICHHPCEQACRRCAVDEPLSVRHLKRFAIEQSKDYRRRKRRLIQKTKNKSIGIIGSGPSGLAAANDLAELGYSVTIYERHPALGGMLASAIPPYRLPREVLKEDIDDVIAKGVEVKTNCEIGRDVKLDDLAKKHDAVLIAIGLSLSRSLNIPGVEGAGVLLAIPFLEDVAFNRKPALGKKVLVIGGGNVAMDVARTARRLGVQDVSMVCLESAEEMPAWKWEVDEALEEGITISHRWGPKAVRRQGDKVQGLEVVKVKSVFDANGRFNPSFDNDTTMLIEADTIIITIGQMSNLLFLKDSPVKTDERGGRVEWNPNTQMSSAKGIFVSGEAVTGPGSAIAAVASGHRSALAIHLFLQRETIEGKLPAQEKEKITQLPSTVAEKIIREPRRVIKHLAPEVRCDTMTHFEIGYDEEEALKEAGRCRGCGGGAIVDKNKCMACLTCRRICPYGAPVVTSVSEIRPEYCQACGLCAPECPGEAISMVSYDVREIQKTLASIVGVIDLNRQEPVIAAFLCTHHMGVMGFKASENVRKVSVHCTSRIDILDMLKAFESGADGVAVMRCNDGTCKYRDIAHRVNARVDRARKLISMLGIEAGRIEIFSPVSGDRGNQYADVCADFTARIKQIGLRGVK
- a CDS encoding methylenetetrahydrofolate reductase C-terminal domain-containing protein → MIVGSQKSIDEIWNMVQDFKKVLVFGCNTCVAICHAGGEKEAETIAMLLRMRAGQEGKAMEVNHMGVMRHCEPEYFDPVIDEVKKFDLVLSTACGVGVNFLSDRTGNVPVYPGINTSFYGAVEAPGNFVELCAGCGNCILHLTGGICPIARCSKTLMNGPCGGTNKGKCEISPDVDCAWYLIVERMKKLGALEKLSEILPPRNWSTSRDGGPRRVSVEHIREYEEKEEQKSEK
- a CDS encoding methylenetetrahydrofolate reductase; translation: MKSGSNLEKVIASGKPAVTAELGPPMSADGHEVVKKAQLLKGFCDAANITDCQTAVVRISSIAAAAIAFREGLEPVMQMTCRDRNRIAMQADLLGAAALGLKNCLCLAGDHQKFSAAGRLKGHPGAKNVYDVDTCQLVGILKKMRDEGKQEGGDPLEVSPKFFIGASWTPMADPIDFRPVNLMKKVNAGADFIQTQGIYDIAGFRSQMEKIRNMGLHERTAILGGIIVPKSAMMLKYMDSSVAGVSVPKSLMDRMNKAKESAGDDKKKAKELQEAEGIKITVELIHQVLETPGVKGVHIQAIEWENAIAGIVKAAGLYPRPEISV
- the mtnP gene encoding S-methyl-5'-thioadenosine phosphorylase — its product is MAKIGVIGGSGLYEIKGLTIKKSRKLATPYGKPSDEYRIGMFGDAEVVFLPRHGAHHGIPPHMVNYRANIYGFKKLGVERIISVSAVGGIKKGLKPGDIVIGDKIIDMTRNRKNTFYDGKEGRNRLVPRVVHIDFTEPYCTEMRGLLLKAGRRARVRLIKSGTYIAVEGPRLETASEIKAFGILGADIVGMTGMPEAALARELEICYSSIALVANYAAGIKKQKLTVAEVLEAMKSSVEKIKNLLKETFRLLPEKRKCPCKDALKEAKI
- a CDS encoding TlyA family RNA methyltransferase, whose protein sequence is MKNNKIRLDKFLFEKGLAESREKARALILGGNILVNGIKADKAGTLINDDAPIEILQKMPYVSRGGLKLEAAIRDFEVDVRNKIAMDVGASTGGFTDCLLKHGAKKVYAIDVGYGQFDYKLRNDPHVILLEKTNIRYLDEKVRNQSERPSVADLTLRAETRIGKSVGATLSRRLDSTSGDSYREVRSKRLEDLKEKNIDIAVIDVSFISLLKVIPVVSTFLKPGREIIALIKPQFEAGREHVGKGGVVRDKAKRFEVVEKIKTETAKMGFGVKGLIQSPITGPKGNVEYLIYLKKR
- a CDS encoding tetratricopeptide repeat protein, which encodes MQIKYENSFCHKPVTHILLILLITLFAYSNTFYAPFQFDDNSNIVNFLPVKNFKSFIETLKNSPAEPSFTTFKSRFITYLTFALNYKLHGLNVTGYHVINFTIHIINTLLIYWLVVLTLQTAVRSKESGVRSEENIVSEPCLPAGRQAPNSQLQTNLIALFSSLLFVSHPVQTQAVTYIVQRFASLATLFYLLSLVMYVKFRTQNIDQRQKIFSLSSVFWYLTSVLSAVLAMKTKEIAFTLPIIIVLYEFFFFSKSQIHPSSVNRQPSTSRITRHMSRFLFLTPFLLTMLIIPLTLMGFDESAGNLLGDVSKATRIQTTMTRLDYLFTEFRVIVTYIRLLFFPVNQNLDYDYPIYNSFLNPNVFLSFLLLFGIFCFGVYLFYYSKKLSSFNLHPSTLRFTAFGIFWFFITLSVESSVIPIVDVIFEHRLYLPSIGLIIAFVCLVFYAFSRITHHASQITVLLLAAIVIALSIATYQRNIVWQDEIRLWEDVKSKSPGKERVYSNLGTAYKVHGLIDKALEQYQIALQLNPYSQISYCNLAIAYSDKGLFDKAIDYYLLSIKFKPDFPDAYYNLGNAYLSKGLTDKAIEQYQVAIKFNSNYSEAYNGLGAAYKSQGLTDKAIQQYQSAIKFNPDYSKAHYNLGKVYQSKGLTDKAIEHYKIAFKLDPDNEARQFISSIIQKNLEK